The following are encoded together in the Lathyrus oleraceus cultivar Zhongwan6 chromosome 3, CAAS_Psat_ZW6_1.0, whole genome shotgun sequence genome:
- the LOC127132668 gene encoding serine/arginine-rich-splicing factor SR34 has translation MSRRSSRTVYVGNLPGDIREREVEDLFMKYGHITHIDLKVPPRPPGYAFVEFDDAQDAEDAIRGRDGYDFDGHRLRVEAAHGGRGTGNSSSRDRHSSQSNGRGGRGVSRRSEYRVLVSGLPSSASWQDLKDHMRKAGDVCFSQVFHDGRGTTGIVDYTNYDDMKYAIKKLDDSEFRNAFSKSYVRVREYDSRRDSRSPSRGPSHSRGRSYSRSRSRSRSDSPVRSQSKSPKGKSSQRSPAKSPARSVSRSRSRSRSRSLSGSRSRSRSPLPLRNKSPIKRSASRSPSRSKSPSRSRSKSLSR, from the exons ATGAGTAGACGTTCGAGCAGAACCGTCTATGTTGGGAATCTACCTGGCGATATCCGTGAAAGAGAAGTTGAAGATTTGTTCATGAAG TATGGACACATAACTCACATTGACCTAAAGGTTCCGCCGAGGCCCCCTGGCTATGCATTTGTAGAG TTTGATGATGCTCAAGATGCTGAGGATGCAATTCGCGGGCGTGATGGTTATGATTTTGACGGGCATCGGTTACGG GTGGAGGCTGCTCATGGTGGCCGTGGTACTGGTAATTCATCTTCAAGAGATCGACATAGTAGTCAAAGCAATGGCAGGGGTGGACGTGGAGTATCCAGACGCTCTGAATATCGTG TTCTAGTCAGTGGATTGCCATCTTCTGCATCCTGGCAGGATCTTAAG GATCACATGCGAAAAGCCGGGGATGTTTGCTTTTCCCAAGTTTTTCATGATGGAAGGG GTACTACTGGAATTGTGGATTACACAAACTATGATGACATGAAATATGCT ATCAAAAAGCTTGATGACTCTGAGTTCCGGAATGCATTTTCCAAGTCTTATGTTCGC GTGAGGGAATATGATTCGAGGCGGGACTCTAGAAGTCCTAGTCGTGGTCCATCTCATTCTAGAGGAAGAAGCTACAGCCGCAGCCGTAGCCGTAGTCGTAGCGACAGTCCTGTGCGAAGCCAAAG CAAATCTCCCAAGGGTAAATCCTCACAACGATCACCTGCTAAATCTCCAGCCAGATCGGTTTCTCGTTCTCGTTCAAGATCTAGGTCCCGTTCTTTATCAGG ATCACGGTCAAGGTCAAGGTCTCCATTACCTCTG CGTAACAAAAGCCCCATAAAGCGCAGTGCTAGCAGGAGTCCAAGTAGGAGCAAGAGTCCAAGTAGGAGCCGCAGCAAAAGTTTATCCAG GTGA
- the LOC127132669 gene encoding NADH dehydrogenase [ubiquinone] iron-sulfur protein 5-B yields MASGWGITGNKGRCYDFWIDFSECMSTCREPKDCTLLREDYLECLHHSKEFQRRNRIYKEEQRKLRAAARKGQEDGVVSEHH; encoded by the exons ATGGCGTCAGGATGGGGAATCACCGGAAACAAAGGTCGATGCTACGATTTCTGGATCGATTTCAGCGAGTGTATGTCTACCTGCAGAGAACCCAAAGACTGTACTCTCCTCCGTGAAGATTACCTCGAATGCCTCCACCATTCCAAAGAG TTCCAACGAAGAAACCGGATTTACAAGGAGGAGCAACGCAAACTAAGAGCTGCTGCCAGGAAAGGTCAAGAAGATGGGGTTGTTAGTGAACATCATTAG